AAGTAACAATTACTGTACCGTTTTTGGCTTTTGATTAGTTAGGTCCGCTTGATTAGGTCCACTTTGTGTTAAACAACAATTCACTttcagagaaaaaaaaagataattcaATACCATTATGGTCTCAAATTCAGTTCTTAGTCCATTAAAAGGTATAGATTAGATTCTCAACTGTATTTGGTGTATGGTCTACAAgtgtattaaattttcaatcTAAAGCCTGCAGAAATTTTTTTTACCTAAAAcattagaaaataaaaacataaactaatattttttctagAGTACTTAATGTCCCGAGCCTTGTTTGGAATCTTTCATTAGTAAAAACGCTTAAGAACGCAGAAAAAGAAACGTTTTGGTTAAAAGTGTGGCTACAAAGGCATCCAGTACTCACCTGATCCTGAAAACATCTTTGATCGTCcatatatttaatatttattttcaatttcttttatttgggAAATGATCCTAGATTCATTTAAAAGACTAAGCAATTTAATCCAGTGTGTTTGGTTTATTTGTATTACGAGAAGTTAAATTAAATCCTGTGACAGAGCATCTTACCTGCAGGTCTCTTTACTGTTATAGCTAAAACTGGTTGTTTGTCGTTGCTAAATCTATGTTTAACTGTGGGCTTTCCGATTAAAAGTACGTGGAATCAATCCCTGTCCAGATTACCGATCAGCCCACGTGCCTCTTCTGTGACCGCCGGCTGTCCCGTCCCCGTTACACAGCTCTCACAATCTTTCTTCCTATAGTTATTACATTACAAACGCCTACACTGCCTGAGTATGAAAACCATTCGACGAATTCCAAACCGTACGTAATTTGCCATGAAATATCCAAGCGTTTTCCAATTTGGTCAGGTGTACCATGTGTTCGGATATTTCATAGAAGTTGGAAGCTGCAACTTTTTCCACCACATCCACCTCACACACAGGTCTCACCATTTCTGCTGCCGTTCGATCGCTTCCATCACAATCGTGAAGCCTTGTGCAGCTGGACCgaaccagctgctgctggacagGTTGTCCATCCATCCCGACGCGCGTCTGCCACTGGTTTGGGCGGACCGGGAACCCGTCTCATCTAACGGCCGTGCGCCGGCAAACGAGCGGCCACGTTCAGATAATCGATATAGTCGTAATCCGCCGTAAGCGGTGCCACTTTCGAGTAGTAAATGGCGGTTAGCGTCGAGTAGATGACCACGGCGGCCGTCACGAGCTGCAATGGTGGTGAAATTTATTCTCATCAGTGACCGATCGATGGGGAGGGAACACGGGTCGATCACTGCGTATTACGGAATCAACAACCGCTTTACTCACCTGGAAAACGGCCCAAAATTTGTACGACCCTTCGCTGATGATAAAATCGTAGTATCCGTTCAGCGGGTCTCCCTTGATGTAGCGACCCTCGGCGGTGGCTGTGGGAAGGATGGATCGATACAATGCACTTTTACTCCTCATTTACTTGTGTCGGACGGGTAGTGAAGCTTGTCAGAGACGAACGTTTCGTCATGCCGCTTCGCTTAGTATCTAGTTGAACAGTTACACCTAGCATCAGGGCAGCAGGACTTTTGTGAAAGAAAGCATACTgcccaaaaaacacacaaacacaaaacattcaccaccacacacacacacacacacacattcagaTAAAACATTCAAGGACTCATTTCGGCCGAATCAAAGGGAAGGGcgttaaatgtttcatttcaatGCGATCCCGATGCGCTGCATCTACTTCGGTGCATTCTCGATTGCCTGCATCACAATTTCGAACGTTTGGGCCGCCGGTCCAAACCACCAGTTGTTGGCAACCGTATCCCATATCGAACCCCCGCTAGCACCACCCGCACCGCCTGCCATCGAACGGCCACCGGCGAACGAGCGGGCCCCGTTCAGGTAATCGATATAGTCGTAATCCGACGTGAGTGGGCTCACTTTCGAGTAGTAAATGGCCGCAAATGTGGCGTACAGCACCAGCCCAGCGGTGAAGAGCTGCGTGGTGGTTTAGAATTNNNNNNNNNNNNNNNNNNNNNNNNNNNNNNNNNNNNNNNNNNNNNNNNNNNNNNNNNNNNNNNNNNNNNNNNNNNNNNNNNNNNNNNNNNNNNNNNNNNNCCACGTTCGGTTGACTTTTTACGCTGAAAAATCCCGATGCAGCTTACGGTAAGCGTAATAACCAGGAAAGGGAACGACACAGCAGTCCAGCGAAGGGGTGCTGGGGGAGGTGGAGAAAAGTTTTAATTTGTAACTTATCTCACTGCACTGTTCACGAGCATGCAGCTGGCGAAAAACTAATGCTCACCAACTGATGGAAAGTGAAAGATGGCcagcttttttttcggggggAAAAGGTTATAAAACCAAGGATTATTTTTCTCACATCGTCAACAATTGGAATGGTGTTGCATAGAGCTACGCCATGGAACCACCACGATCGAAGGTAACGTTATGTGGGTAAATGTAGAACCGTTTCAAATTGTGATGTGTtaagttttttaattttactctTACTCATATGCAAGTAGAATGTTGCTTTGGAATGAGCACTCCACCTTGTTTAGCGGAATGTATGAGAACGTTGTGAGACGCAtaccaaaaaacacaaaaattgcTTAGCCTCAATACGACCTAGCAACGTGTAGCAGTTACTCCCAAACATCCATTTTGAAggataaattttaattacactTTTCCTATTTCCATCTACAAAATGCTGCCACTGGCCACACTGCGAGACGAGAGCACACATTCAGTATCGACCGGAACCATATTTATTGCGCCCCGGGATCAAACAACCACACAATATGCCGACCCGCACCCAAATAGCTTAATGTCTCCGaagctgtttttgtgtgttgccgAAAATGTTTGCCAACGGCGCCATAAAAGCGTCTAATAAAAATCCATTACCTTCCACAATCGCTTCCTCTTCCTTATGCAAACGCTTCCATATTTTATGTGCCCTCTCGAAGAGACGTATGTGTTCTTGGTCTTTTTCCCGAATGTGACAACCACCGGGGCCACAAAAGGCTGAAGGCGCGCGCTGTGCCGCTTTTGACGGCAAAGGATATCCGTAGGCTAACGCTTTCCGAAACCGGGGATTCCTTGAATGCGTGAATGTGTCCTTTGCCCATTCCCTAAAATCCTACCCGGGCTGCCAAACGGGGGGCCATATACGGGTCACAGCTTACGAccagccaaacaaaaaaaaaccagctcCTTTGCATGCAAAGCCAGCCTCCGCCAGGCTCCGTTGCTGCATTCGGGAAATATGCTAGACATTCAAAATATTCATTACCATTTTCATTACCTCCACCGGCAGTGCCGTCGCTGGGGCCGCTTGTTGATTTTTCGCCAGCCGTGATGATCTCGCTTTTATTGCCAGGATTGCCGTCATCGGTGGTGGCTAACGGCCGCTCGGTGTCGTCTGCTGCCGGCCGCTCCCAGCCCGCTGTCACCGTGCGCATTGATCTTCCGGACGATAAAACTGTGCTTATCACATTAAATAATGTCAGCATCGGTTTCACCATATTGTTGTACTGCTGGTCGACGCTctgctcctgctcctgctgctgctgctgctgctgctcgcgctCGGCACGGTCCGCCGCCTCGTCGTAGTCTTCCAGGCCTTGTTCGTAGCTGTCCAGGAGGGGGAATCCGGAGAAATAGCGCGAGCACCGAGAATGGTAACATAGAACAAACGGGGCGAGAGGAATGGTTAGAGAACATGTGGACAAGAGTTAGCAGCAGCTAGAGGTGGAAAGACATATTCAATTTGCTAGCCGGCATCAAGGCAGGAAGGAAGGAGCTGCCGAGCCGGAAGGAAAGTAGACAAGGGAATTTTTGTGCTGGAAACTAGCGAATAAAGCATTTTATTCTTCGGCGACAAGATGAGAACGGAGAACCAATGAAGCTCGACATCGATATTAGCTTAGTGATTTGATAGCAATCCATTTAATCCATTTTTTGGGTGGAATTCAAAGACAAATTTAGACACAATAAGTTCATATAATACGAAATAAGTTAAGCTATAGTAAGTATTTGTACGAACAAGTCGTTAAGCTCGCACACCAATCCTATCACATCATACAGTGCTTTTAGCCACTTTTATGGCGTTTATGCCACATCGGCCCGTTATTGTGCCGAGCCCTCCAGCACTATTCTAACGGTGCCATCGTGCATTGGCAAAGGAATTTCTGGCCACAACCCAAGTGAGC
This sequence is a window from Anopheles merus strain MAF chromosome 3R, AmerM5.1, whole genome shotgun sequence. Protein-coding genes within it:
- the LOC121595564 gene encoding uncharacterized protein LOC121595564, yielding MMARGGAGPGSTMQLLLVRLLLLGLVLLVILNGVVVAAGSVRATARQTTATVAEDEDSSSSSSSAAVGGSSDEMLEESEESFEQDASSSGETPTPSRHESAESTTERGGAPDEDDDDGSVTGTTLGYSAVATTPKIVVRPVKQLSRYEQGLEDYDEAADRAEREQQQQQQQEQEQSVDQQYNNMVKPMLTLFNVISTVLSSGRSMRTVTAGWERPAADDTERPLATTDDGNPGNKSEIITAGEKSTSGPSDGTAGGGNENATAEGRYIKGDPLNGYYDFIISEGSYKFWAVFQLVTAAVVIYSTLTAIYYSKVAPLTADYDYIDYLNVAARLPAHGR